The Aulosira sp. FACHB-615 genome has a segment encoding these proteins:
- a CDS encoding HD domain-containing protein, producing the protein MNTVQLTANFESALVYATRLHTNQTRKISGVPYISHLLNVAALVLEAGGTEAEAIAALLHDSIEDQGGKSTREEIRQRFGETVVTIVDGCTESDTYPKPPWEERKQKYLENLRFASPSIRLVSLADKLHNARSLLADLRQHGNGIWQEFKAGRERTLWFYQQLQEIYTATGSDFLTQEFSRVIQELDNES; encoded by the coding sequence ATGAATACAGTACAGTTAACAGCCAATTTTGAATCAGCATTAGTGTATGCAACTCGTCTGCATACAAATCAAACTCGCAAAATTAGTGGTGTTCCTTATATTAGTCATTTACTAAATGTTGCAGCACTGGTTTTAGAAGCAGGCGGAACAGAAGCAGAAGCGATCGCAGCTCTACTACATGATAGTATCGAAGACCAAGGCGGAAAATCCACCCGTGAAGAAATCCGCCAGCGTTTCGGTGAGACAGTCGTTACCATTGTCGATGGTTGCACAGAATCTGACACATACCCCAAACCACCTTGGGAAGAACGTAAACAAAAGTATTTAGAAAATCTGCGTTTTGCTTCACCTTCAATTCGACTGGTATCGTTAGCCGATAAACTACACAATGCTAGGTCATTATTAGCGGATTTACGCCAACATGGTAACGGCATTTGGCAAGAGTTTAAGGCGGGTAGAGAAAGAACCTTATGGTTTTATCAACAGTTGCAAGAAATTTATACTGCAACTGGTTCCGACTTTCTCACCCAAGAGTTTTCGCGGGTGATTCAAGAACTCGACAACGAAAGCTAA
- a CDS encoding NAD(P)/FAD-dependent oxidoreductase, with amino-acid sequence MVVTGEKNTKHQVVIVGGGFGGLYTAKYLGNANVNVTLIDKRNFHLFQPLLYQVATGTLSPGDISSPLRAVFSKSKNTQVLLGEVSDIDPKTQKVMMGNQVIPYDTLIVATGANHSYFGKEHWKDLAPGLKTVEDAIEMRRRIFGAFEAAEKETDPEKRSAWLTFVIVGGGPTGVELAGAIAELAYKTLKEDFRSIDTSETKILLLQGGDRILPHISPDLSEEATASLRKLGVVINTKTRVTDIENDIVTFKQDGEIRSIHSKTILWAAGVKGSTMGAILAERTDVELDHAGRVVVEPDLTVRDYKNIFVIGDLANFSHQDGKPLPGVAPVAKQQGEYVAKLIRRRLRGSTLPQFHYNDVGSLAMIGQNLAVVDLGFLQLTGFPAWVFWLIIHIYFLIEFDTKLLVVFQWAWNYITRNRRSRLITGREAFTEPQTPVNKSSRLLDA; translated from the coding sequence ATGGTTGTCACAGGTGAGAAGAATACCAAACATCAGGTAGTAATTGTAGGTGGTGGCTTTGGGGGATTATATACAGCAAAATATTTGGGTAACGCGAATGTAAACGTTACCCTCATTGATAAACGGAACTTCCATTTATTTCAGCCACTGTTATATCAAGTTGCTACAGGTACGCTATCACCCGGTGATATTTCCTCACCATTACGAGCTGTATTCAGCAAAAGTAAGAATACTCAGGTATTGTTAGGAGAAGTCAGCGATATTGACCCAAAAACCCAAAAAGTGATGATGGGTAATCAAGTAATACCCTATGACACTTTAATTGTGGCGACAGGTGCAAATCATTCTTATTTTGGTAAAGAACACTGGAAAGACTTGGCTCCTGGTTTAAAAACTGTGGAAGATGCTATCGAAATGCGCCGCCGGATATTTGGTGCATTTGAAGCCGCCGAAAAAGAAACTGATCCTGAAAAGCGTAGTGCTTGGTTGACTTTTGTGATTGTGGGTGGTGGCCCTACAGGTGTAGAATTAGCAGGTGCGATCGCGGAGTTGGCATACAAAACCCTCAAAGAAGATTTCCGCAGTATCGATACATCCGAAACCAAAATTTTACTATTGCAAGGTGGCGATCGCATTCTGCCACACATTTCACCAGATTTGTCAGAAGAAGCAACCGCATCCTTAAGAAAGTTAGGTGTGGTGATTAACACTAAAACCAGAGTCACCGACATTGAAAATGACATTGTTACTTTCAAGCAAGACGGTGAAATCAGATCCATTCACTCCAAAACTATCTTATGGGCAGCAGGTGTGAAAGGTTCGACAATGGGGGCAATTTTAGCAGAACGTACAGATGTAGAACTTGATCATGCCGGACGTGTAGTTGTAGAACCAGACTTGACTGTTAGAGATTACAAAAACATTTTTGTGATTGGAGATTTAGCTAACTTTTCCCATCAAGATGGCAAACCCTTACCTGGTGTTGCACCAGTCGCCAAACAACAAGGAGAATATGTCGCTAAACTGATTAGACGACGCTTGAGAGGTTCGACTTTGCCACAATTCCACTACAACGATGTTGGTAGTTTGGCAATGATTGGGCAGAATTTAGCTGTTGTCGATTTAGGTTTCCTTCAACTGACAGGTTTCCCAGCTTGGGTATTTTGGCTCATAATTCACATCTATTTCTTAATTGAGTTTGACACTAAATTACTCGTAGTATTCCAGTGGGCTTGGAACTATATCACTCGAAATCGTCGCTCTAGATTAATTACAGGCCGAGAAGCATTTACAGAACCACAAACACCTGTTAACAAGAGCAGTCGTTTACTAGATGCTTAA
- a CDS encoding lipopolysaccharide assembly protein LapB: protein MLRRLCTIAIFTILLNNSVTLAATKDPNQADKFPPSPLEVTTPDPLVRPSADKEPLTTEEQQTLATALDELNQQAAATLQAGDKVTAWEIWNREIRLRRYLGTIPEIDALSRVGVIAWNQNDRQQLFYITQRLQAIQKQALSPKTVAQQGVNIELLQALGAAYQNVRSPKNALEVYNQILTTVRQQQDKTAELSTLQTIAELNLAWFDYPKAAATYQELLNLATVEGDRTSEVTYLKQLAYVYQQNKQPQQAIDTLNKLALLYTDPENILKIPELKLAIASNYESLAKENPSLIQEAFNNYQQAYTTAWESQQFVIAAEALQKLIVLYRSQGQIDAALQTSQILIETQSKAYNSYGLMQAYDQIGQIYLQQKDYPQALSAFQQGLQLAQQLKHEESYFTQQIEKVSKESGQ from the coding sequence ATGCTCAGGCGCTTATGCACGATCGCAATTTTCACTATCTTATTAAATAACTCTGTCACCCTGGCAGCAACGAAAGATCCTAATCAAGCAGATAAATTTCCCCCTAGTCCTTTAGAAGTTACCACACCTGATCCTTTAGTGCGGCCTTCGGCTGATAAAGAACCGTTAACGACGGAGGAACAGCAAACTTTAGCCACTGCGTTAGATGAATTAAATCAACAAGCAGCAGCAACATTACAAGCGGGAGATAAGGTAACAGCTTGGGAAATTTGGAACCGGGAAATACGCTTGCGGCGCTATTTAGGGACAATACCGGAAATTGATGCTTTATCTAGGGTAGGTGTGATCGCTTGGAATCAAAACGACCGTCAGCAGTTATTTTATATAACTCAAAGGTTGCAAGCAATTCAAAAACAGGCTTTATCACCCAAAACCGTTGCTCAACAAGGCGTAAATATAGAATTATTACAGGCTTTAGGTGCAGCTTATCAAAATGTGCGATCGCCCAAAAATGCTTTAGAAGTTTACAATCAAATTTTGACGACTGTACGCCAGCAACAAGATAAAACCGCAGAGTTATCAACCCTGCAAACCATCGCTGAATTAAATCTAGCTTGGTTCGATTATCCTAAAGCCGCCGCCACATATCAAGAATTATTAAATCTAGCGACTGTTGAGGGCGATCGCACCAGTGAGGTAACATATCTCAAACAGTTAGCTTATGTTTACCAGCAAAACAAACAACCACAACAGGCGATCGATACCTTAAATAAGTTAGCGTTACTGTATACTGACCCAGAAAATATTCTCAAAATACCAGAATTAAAATTAGCGATCGCTAGTAACTACGAATCTTTAGCCAAAGAAAATCCTAGCCTAATTCAAGAAGCTTTTAATAACTATCAACAAGCTTATACAACTGCTTGGGAATCACAACAATTTGTTATAGCGGCAGAAGCTTTACAAAAATTAATTGTCCTTTACCGTTCCCAAGGACAAATTGACGCAGCATTACAAACCAGTCAAATTCTCATCGAAACCCAAAGCAAAGCCTATAACTCTTACGGCTTAATGCAAGCTTACGACCAAATTGGGCAAATTTATTTACAACAAAAAGATTATCCTCAAGCACTCTCAGCCTTTCAGCAAGGCTTACAACTAGCACAGCAACTCAAACACGAAGAATCTTACTTTACCCAACAAATAGAAAAAGTCTCTAAAGAATCTGGGCAATAG
- a CDS encoding pentapeptide repeat-containing protein — protein sequence MLWQPGLALLLGILLFCLIYIKTNHHRVINPIPALILSIFTLCFLPDTALAVDWTHPLSFSNAQLARRDFSGETLQAAEFSNANMEMANFTGADLRGAVLSASVMTKANLHQADLTNAMVDQVNLTGADLSDAIFKEALLLRALFTDVNIQGADFTDAVLDRAQIKELCSKASGVNSKTGVDTRESLGCR from the coding sequence ATGTTGTGGCAGCCAGGATTAGCATTACTTTTAGGAATTTTATTATTCTGCTTGATTTACATAAAAACCAATCATCACAGAGTTATAAATCCCATTCCGGCTTTGATATTGAGTATTTTTACTCTCTGTTTTCTGCCTGATACCGCCTTAGCCGTAGACTGGACTCATCCCTTGTCATTTAGTAATGCACAGTTGGCGAGAAGAGACTTTTCGGGAGAAACTTTGCAAGCGGCGGAATTTTCTAACGCGAATATGGAAATGGCGAACTTTACTGGTGCTGACTTGCGCGGAGCCGTCTTAAGTGCTTCAGTGATGACAAAAGCCAATCTTCACCAAGCCGATTTAACTAATGCGATGGTGGATCAGGTAAACTTAACAGGGGCAGATTTAAGTGATGCCATTTTTAAAGAAGCATTGTTACTTCGCGCCCTGTTTACAGATGTGAATATTCAAGGTGCAGACTTCACCGATGCAGTTTTGGATAGAGCGCAAATCAAAGAACTGTGCAGTAAAGCCAGTGGGGTAAATTCCAAAACTGGCGTAGATACCCGTGAATCTTTAGGATGTCGATGA
- a CDS encoding 5-(carboxyamino)imidazole ribonucleotide synthase, translating into MKRVGVIGGGQLAWMMGDAAQKLGVELIVQTPSKFDPAVAIAQDTVFAAIDNAKATEILAQKSDVITFENEFVDLDALSLLANQGVCFRPRLQALSPLLDKYHQRCYLRDLGLPVPQFFAVDDVENLASKLEDLSFPVVLKSRRHGYDGQGTFIIQDLATLQEKLAQAANQSQFLIEEFVPFERELAVIAARSVNGEVVIYPVVETQQEQQVCRRVIAPADITPNQAEQSQAIAHTLLNSLEVVGIFGIELFLTKEGKVLVNEIAPRTHNSGHFSIDACETSQFEQHLRAVCGLPLGNPDLHCQMAIMVNLLGYENSESDYQSQRQQLAAIPQASVHWYGKTTSRPGRKLGHVTVLLNEYNPETANHLAHTLESIWYPVRITQ; encoded by the coding sequence ATGAAGCGTGTTGGTGTAATTGGTGGTGGGCAACTAGCCTGGATGATGGGGGATGCAGCGCAAAAACTAGGAGTAGAATTAATTGTACAGACTCCTAGTAAATTTGACCCGGCTGTAGCTATTGCCCAAGATACAGTGTTTGCGGCAATTGATAATGCAAAAGCCACAGAAATATTAGCCCAAAAAAGTGATGTCATCACCTTTGAAAATGAATTTGTTGACCTTGATGCTTTATCTTTATTAGCTAATCAAGGTGTTTGCTTTCGTCCGAGGTTACAAGCTTTATCACCTTTATTAGACAAATATCATCAGCGTTGTTATTTGCGAGATTTAGGTTTACCTGTACCGCAATTTTTTGCTGTGGATGATGTCGAGAATTTAGCATCCAAGCTAGAAGATTTGAGTTTTCCGGTTGTCTTAAAATCCCGTCGTCACGGTTACGACGGACAAGGCACATTTATTATCCAAGATTTAGCAACTTTACAGGAAAAGTTAGCTCAAGCAGCAAATCAATCACAGTTCTTAATTGAAGAATTTGTACCATTTGAACGAGAACTAGCGGTAATTGCAGCCCGTTCGGTAAATGGTGAAGTGGTTATCTATCCAGTGGTAGAAACTCAACAAGAACAACAAGTGTGTCGGCGCGTGATAGCACCTGCGGATATTACACCTAATCAAGCCGAACAAAGTCAAGCGATCGCCCATACCTTATTAAATAGCCTAGAAGTAGTCGGTATTTTTGGCATAGAGCTATTTCTCACCAAAGAAGGTAAAGTCTTAGTCAACGAAATAGCCCCCCGCACCCACAATTCAGGACATTTCTCAATAGATGCTTGCGAAACTTCCCAATTTGAACAACACCTCAGAGCCGTGTGTGGTTTACCTTTGGGCAATCCTGACTTACACTGTCAAATGGCTATCATGGTCAACTTGCTGGGATATGAAAATTCTGAGAGTGACTATCAAAGCCAGCGCCAACAATTAGCCGCCATTCCCCAAGCCAGCGTTCACTGGTATGGCAAAACTACATCTCGTCCTGGGCGGAAATTGGGGCATGTTACAGTTTTGCTGAATGAATATAATCCAGAAACTGCAAATCATCTAGCCCACACCCTAGAATCTATTTGGTATCCCGTAAGAATTACACAGTGA
- a CDS encoding cell wall metabolism sensor histidine kinase WalK, protein MTINFAESFKRKLVEFLVARIDPDSLHFRLTVGIILIVTLGLSSFTLWAGWEIKECLMIADKNYGISDNYQLLTVIQSLGMMSIFSLTITTVLTTLFIKRSLLPLQQINQWAETCTTELTPQQLGLNQTPTEIQELAQTWIEFLTKLSEAKEQQRQLFSDLAHELRTPLSMVYGYLQRSLQRSHNLAASQKETLEMAVSDAERMNHILQDLLDLARADNSAIPCPGETETILLNDVVVAVAEMTEKFHHREIQLNITSFPVQVKAERQQLMQILNHLITNAVKYSATGEPIILQLTQTEDLAMIQVSDKGCGIPLLEQSRIFEPFYRLDSSRTRATGGTGMGLCIVKRLVECIGGTIELRSELGYGSSFILKLPALEVKGKKPENLIPYLQE, encoded by the coding sequence ATGACAATAAATTTTGCGGAAAGTTTTAAACGAAAATTAGTTGAATTTTTGGTCGCCAGAATTGACCCAGATTCACTACATTTCCGGCTGACTGTTGGCATTATCTTAATTGTGACCCTGGGACTAAGTAGCTTTACACTCTGGGCTGGTTGGGAAATCAAAGAATGTTTGATGATTGCTGATAAAAATTATGGAATATCTGACAATTATCAATTATTAACTGTGATTCAAAGTTTGGGAATGATGAGTATTTTTTCCCTGACTATCACCACAGTTTTGACTACTTTATTTATTAAGCGATCGCTCTTACCATTACAACAGATCAATCAATGGGCAGAAACCTGCACAACTGAACTCACTCCCCAGCAGTTAGGTTTAAATCAAACACCAACCGAAATTCAAGAATTAGCCCAGACATGGATAGAATTTTTAACCAAACTTTCTGAAGCCAAAGAACAGCAACGCCAGTTATTCAGTGATTTAGCCCACGAGTTACGCACACCCTTGAGTATGGTTTATGGATATCTGCAAAGAAGTCTCCAACGTAGCCATAATTTAGCCGCTTCCCAAAAAGAAACTCTCGAAATGGCTGTTTCTGATGCCGAAAGAATGAATCATATCCTCCAAGACTTACTAGACTTAGCACGGGCGGATAACAGCGCCATTCCCTGTCCCGGCGAAACTGAAACAATTTTACTTAATGATGTAGTTGTAGCCGTAGCCGAGATGACCGAAAAATTTCATCATCGGGAAATTCAGTTAAATATCACTTCCTTTCCTGTTCAAGTCAAAGCCGAACGCCAACAGCTAATGCAGATATTAAACCATCTGATTACCAATGCCGTGAAATATTCCGCTACTGGTGAGCCAATTATTTTACAACTCACCCAAACGGAAGATTTGGCAATGATTCAAGTCAGCGACAAAGGATGTGGTATTCCCTTATTAGAACAGTCCCGCATTTTTGAACCATTTTATCGCCTAGATTCTTCTCGCACTCGTGCTACAGGCGGTACTGGTATGGGTTTATGTATCGTCAAACGCCTTGTAGAGTGTATTGGCGGTACAATTGAACTCCGCTCGGAACTTGGGTATGGTAGTAGTTTTATCTTGAAATTACCTGCATTAGAAGTAAAAGGAAAAAAACCAGAAAATCTTATTCCCTACCTTCAAGAGTAA
- a CDS encoding N-acetyltransferase: protein MNINFKPGDNNDVETLLVLIQEFYQLDGYLSFNAVVVRHALMQLLNEKSIGQVWLIQDQSQAIGYVILSFGYSLEYGGRDAFIDEIYINSAYQGQGIGKQAIKFLEEVCISLNIQALHLEVERENISAQNFYHRVGFKDSDRYLMTKKLN from the coding sequence ATGAACATTAACTTTAAACCAGGAGATAATAATGATGTTGAAACACTTTTAGTTTTAATCCAAGAATTTTATCAACTAGATGGCTATCTCTCATTTAATGCAGTTGTTGTGCGTCATGCGTTGATGCAACTACTGAATGAAAAATCAATAGGTCAGGTTTGGTTAATTCAAGACCAAAGTCAAGCAATTGGTTATGTTATTCTCTCATTTGGCTATAGTTTAGAATACGGAGGACGAGATGCTTTTATTGATGAAATATATATTAATTCAGCTTATCAAGGTCAAGGCATTGGCAAACAAGCAATTAAGTTTTTAGAAGAGGTCTGCATTTCTCTGAATATTCAAGCATTACATTTAGAAGTTGAAAGAGAAAATATATCTGCCCAAAATTTTTATCACCGAGTGGGATTTAAAGATAGCGATCGCTATCTTATGACTAAAAAACTAAATTAA
- the msrA gene encoding peptide-methionine (S)-S-oxide reductase MsrA gives MSNSNLTLSRNLVRNLSIISLSFILLYGAARVLFPTPASDISTTTPQTKQIAVFGGGCFWGMEAVFEHLNGVSDVVSGFSGGDAMTADYSLVSSGFTNHAESVKITYDPSKISYEQLLKIYFLVAHDPTQLNRQGPDSGRQYRSVIFFANDQQKQETQKYIDQLNQQKIFDQKIVTEISPLKGFYKAEEYHQNYIARNPDSRYVVAHDLPKLAKLQATFPEIYKK, from the coding sequence ATGTCAAATAGTAACTTGACACTTTCTCGCAACTTAGTACGCAACTTGTCCATCATATCTTTGAGTTTCATACTCTTGTATGGTGCAGCGCGTGTACTATTTCCCACTCCCGCCAGTGATATTTCCACCACTACACCCCAAACAAAGCAAATAGCCGTTTTTGGTGGTGGCTGCTTTTGGGGAATGGAAGCAGTGTTTGAGCATCTCAATGGTGTTTCTGATGTTGTTTCTGGCTTTTCTGGCGGCGATGCAATGACAGCAGACTACTCACTTGTGAGTTCTGGCTTTACCAATCATGCGGAATCAGTAAAAATCACTTATGACCCCTCAAAAATTTCCTACGAACAACTATTAAAAATTTACTTTTTAGTAGCCCATGACCCAACACAGTTAAATCGCCAAGGGCCAGATTCTGGTAGACAATATCGTTCAGTAATATTTTTTGCAAACGACCAACAAAAGCAAGAAACACAAAAATATATTGATCAACTTAATCAACAGAAAATATTTGATCAAAAAATTGTTACCGAAATCAGTCCATTAAAAGGTTTTTACAAAGCAGAAGAATACCATCAAAATTATATAGCTCGTAATCCTGATAGTCGCTATGTCGTAGCCCATGACCTACCAAAATTAGCTAAACTTCAAGCTACATTTCCGGAAATTTATAAAAAATAA
- a CDS encoding acetate--CoA ligase family protein, with amino-acid sequence MIQEKSTNVVRVNARRTDVFDVFNFQHYAGPNPYLDRGALVFDFVLTGYREPLPIEDYVKKISDRYPLLGNQTYESYAHLFARTASEVGKLDMDLHLTHFYVKPEDKFTRISIQSLHPRTTRAVIYCIWDWFEAIGQDEDFLLDDQLVSLQTRFRESVYGGPTVYALLRTADEKGIPTFYLWDEGLMQYGWGKKQVRGVATTFDCDSHIDSDFTTRKDDCKDFLGNLGFPVPQGEIVTTEKEALIVAREIGYPVAVKPVVGHKGIGVTAAVQDSYELESAYDRALTAIPENQPTRIIVEKSITGKDFRLLCVNGKFVAATERRPASVTGDGYSSIHELIRQENRKPERLDSPTSAMSKIQIDEAMELYLEEQRLSLKSVLEKGRSVFLRKVANLSAGGMSINATHTIHDDNIILAQDIAQHFRLTCLGIDVITEDLAESWKQGNFAILEINAAPGILMHLNPAVGESIDVPSRILETFFTSGIDARIPTITFNKISVQELQTTIDHILLQHPEWTIGAVCREAVLINRSQKVLRPDYNSNIQSLLRNPKLDLLIAEYDSETLNTEGMFYQGSNIVILDNPTETEMMLVRDLVDGSTVVIKKGNDISIKRKGLIEDYTLGEDEPFTRVYLKEVSTILST; translated from the coding sequence ATGATTCAAGAAAAAAGTACCAATGTAGTCCGTGTGAATGCCAGAAGAACAGATGTGTTTGATGTTTTCAACTTCCAGCATTATGCCGGGCCGAACCCCTATTTAGATAGAGGCGCACTAGTATTTGATTTTGTGCTGACTGGGTATAGAGAACCTTTGCCCATTGAAGACTATGTTAAAAAAATTAGCGATCGCTATCCCCTGTTAGGTAATCAAACTTATGAATCTTATGCTCATTTGTTTGCACGCACCGCCTCAGAAGTGGGAAAGTTAGACATGGATTTGCACCTCACTCACTTCTATGTGAAACCAGAGGACAAATTTACCCGCATTAGTATTCAATCACTGCATCCCCGCACAACCAGAGCCGTAATTTATTGTATTTGGGATTGGTTTGAAGCGATCGGGCAAGACGAAGATTTTCTGTTGGATGACCAACTAGTCAGCTTACAAACCAGATTCCGCGAATCTGTCTATGGTGGCCCCACCGTTTACGCCTTGTTACGCACCGCCGATGAAAAAGGTATCCCCACCTTTTATCTTTGGGATGAAGGATTAATGCAATACGGCTGGGGGAAAAAACAAGTCCGGGGTGTCGCCACAACTTTTGACTGTGATAGCCATATAGATTCCGACTTCACCACCCGCAAAGACGACTGTAAAGACTTTTTGGGTAACTTAGGTTTTCCAGTTCCCCAAGGTGAAATCGTCACTACTGAAAAAGAAGCCTTGATAGTAGCTAGAGAAATTGGCTACCCCGTCGCCGTTAAACCTGTAGTTGGTCATAAAGGAATCGGTGTCACCGCCGCCGTACAAGACTCCTACGAGTTAGAATCAGCTTACGATCGCGCCTTAACCGCCATTCCAGAAAATCAACCTACAAGGATAATTGTCGAAAAAAGCATTACTGGTAAAGATTTTCGCTTGCTGTGTGTCAACGGTAAATTTGTTGCAGCCACAGAACGCCGTCCCGCATCCGTCACAGGTGATGGTTACTCCAGCATTCACGAATTAATTCGCCAAGAAAATCGCAAACCAGAACGTTTAGACTCACCCACCTCAGCAATGAGCAAAATTCAAATTGATGAGGCGATGGAACTGTATTTAGAGGAACAGCGTTTGTCTTTAAAAAGTGTCCTCGAAAAAGGTAGAAGTGTCTTTTTAAGGAAAGTTGCTAATCTTTCTGCTGGTGGTATGAGTATCAATGCTACCCACACAATTCATGACGATAATATTATCTTGGCGCAAGACATTGCCCAACATTTTCGGTTAACTTGTCTGGGTATTGATGTGATTACCGAAGACTTAGCGGAATCTTGGAAACAAGGTAACTTTGCCATCTTAGAAATTAATGCTGCACCCGGTATTTTAATGCACCTCAACCCCGCCGTAGGTGAAAGTATTGATGTCCCATCCCGCATCCTCGAAACTTTTTTTACATCGGGAATTGATGCGAGGATTCCTACTATTACCTTTAACAAAATCTCAGTTCAAGAACTACAAACCACAATTGACCATATTTTATTGCAGCATCCAGAATGGACAATAGGTGCTGTATGTCGGGAAGCTGTTTTGATCAATCGCTCCCAAAAAGTTTTGCGTCCAGATTACAACAGCAATATTCAAAGTTTACTGCGGAATCCCAAACTTGATTTGTTAATTGCAGAATATGACTCAGAAACTTTAAATACAGAAGGGATGTTTTATCAAGGCAGTAATATTGTAATCTTAGATAACCCCACTGAAACGGAAATGATGTTAGTGCGTGATTTAGTGGATGGTTCAACAGTGGTCATTAAAAAAGGTAATGATATTTCCATTAAACGCAAAGGATTAATTGAAGACTACACCTTGGGCGAAGATGAACCATTTACCAGAGTTTATTTGAAAGAAGTTAGTACCATTTTATCTACATAG
- a CDS encoding cyanophycinase, which translates to MTEATHQSQLVIIGGAEDKEGDCVILREFVRRAGGTKANIVIMTAATELPREVGENYIRVFERLGAENVRIIDTETREDASSSTALEAISKATGIFFTGGDQARITSILKDTEIDAAIHKRYAEGAVIAGTSAGAAVMPDKMIVEGDSQSTPRMEIVEMGPGLGFLPGVVIDQHFLQRGRLGRLITALVREPAVLGFGIDENTAIAITDDQIEIIGEGSVTIVDESESTYNNADTILRDEPLAICGAKLHILPHGYKFNLKTRQAILTNGVVASEAVNESVAV; encoded by the coding sequence ATGACAGAGGCTACACATCAAAGCCAGTTGGTAATTATTGGCGGTGCAGAAGATAAAGAAGGCGATTGCGTGATTCTGCGAGAATTTGTCCGTCGGGCTGGAGGTACAAAAGCCAATATTGTAATTATGACAGCCGCAACCGAATTACCTAGAGAGGTGGGCGAAAATTACATTCGAGTTTTTGAACGCTTAGGTGCAGAAAACGTCAGAATTATTGATACAGAAACTCGTGAAGATGCCTCTTCTTCGACTGCTTTAGAAGCAATTAGTAAAGCAACTGGGATATTTTTTACTGGTGGAGACCAAGCCAGAATTACTAGCATCCTCAAAGATACCGAAATTGATGCGGCGATTCACAAACGTTACGCGGAAGGCGCAGTAATCGCCGGGACGAGTGCGGGTGCGGCGGTAATGCCCGATAAAATGATTGTTGAGGGTGATTCTCAAAGTACACCCAGGATGGAAATTGTGGAAATGGGGCCAGGCCTTGGTTTTCTTCCAGGGGTGGTGATTGACCAACATTTCTTGCAACGGGGACGCTTAGGACGTTTGATTACAGCCTTAGTCCGTGAACCTGCGGTGTTAGGATTTGGGATTGATGAGAATACTGCGATCGCAATCACTGATGACCAAATCGAAATTATTGGTGAAGGTTCAGTCACAATCGTCGATGAATCTGAATCTACATATAACAACGCAGATACAATTCTCCGCGATGAACCTTTAGCAATTTGCGGTGCGAAGTTACACATTTTGCCACATGGTTATAAATTTAACTTAAAAACGCGGCAGGCAATTCTGACTAATGGTGTTGTTGCTAGTGAAGCTGTGAATGAGTCTGTAGCAGTATAG